A single Phoenix dactylifera cultivar Barhee BC4 chromosome 1, palm_55x_up_171113_PBpolish2nd_filt_p, whole genome shotgun sequence DNA region contains:
- the LOC103717580 gene encoding plant intracellular Ras-group-related LRR protein 4-like, with translation MGPSLQSIDGVVGEIMRIHRSLPPRPGIDEVEAAMALVRNVDTEEQARIDAISKQKKGFGIPEELFFVLQEMQKNQVYFQGKEQKREALKLLDLENIHLLFDELIQRASKCVPSSSNASARSISASSAKVTAASSRTSFDTNPTVSSVVHSEKGVGRSFEGVSMDDSYLKKAKPTMYADGFGSGDSHASRGLLLNPTTRPQATSGEDGEKLNLIKLASLIEVAAKKGNRDLNLQNKLMDQVDWLPDSIGKLSGLVTLDLSENRIILLPATIGALSSLEKLDLHSNQIAELPDSIGDLYILLYLDLRGNQLISLPSTIGKLAHLEELDLSSNQLSLLPDAIGNLVRLKKLNIETNDIEELPHTIGHCVSLVELRADYNRLKGLPEAVGRMESLEILSVRYNNIKGLPTTMASLSKLKEVDVSFNELESVPESLCLATTLVKLNIGNNFADLQSLPRSIGNLEMLEELDISNNQIRVLPDSFGMLSQLRVLHAEENPLELPPRHIAEMGAQAVVQYMAEHVAKKDGKLQPVKSKKGWAKFRFSLRSQKKHDGLVYIS, from the exons ATGGGTCCTTCTTTGCAGTCTATTGATGGTGTGGTGGGGGAAATCATGAGGATTCATCGATCTCTTCCGCCACGGCCGGGCATTGACGAAGTCGAGGCGGCGATGGCCTTGGTCCGCAACGTGGACACGGAGGAGCAGGCCCGCATTGATGCCATATCGAAGCAGAAGAAGGGATTCGGGATCCCCGAGGAGCTCTTCTTTGTGCTTCAGGAGATGCAGAAGAATCAGGTTTACTTTCAGGGCAAGGAGCAGAAGAGGGAGGCTTTGAAGTTGCTTGATCTGGAGAACATCCACTTGTTGTTCGATGAATTGATTCAGAGGGCCTCCAAGTGCGTTCCTTCCAGCTCAAATGCGTCGGCTCGATCGATTTCTGCAAGCTCAGCGAAAGTTACTGCAGCCAGTTCCAGGACTAGCTTCGACACTAACCCTACTGTTTCATCTGTTGTTCACTCAGAGAAAGGGGTTGGAAGGAGTTTTGAGGGCGTTAGTATGGATGACAGTTACTTGAAGAAAGCAAAGCCCACAATGTATGCTGATGGATTTGGGAGTGGTGACTCTCATGCATCGCGAGGATTGTTGCTGAATCCTACAACTAGGCCTCAGGCTACTTCTG GAGAAGATGGTGAGAAACTGAATCTTATTAAACTAGCTAGCTTGATAGAGGTTGCTGCAAAGAAAGGCAACCGGGATCTCAACCTTCAAAACAAGCTTATGGATCAAGTTGACTGGTTACCTGATTCGATAGGGAAGCTTTCTGGTCTGGTCACTCTTGATCTTTCAGAAAATCGAATTATTCTCCTGCCAGCCACTATTGGTGCTCTTTCTTCACTAGAAAAGTTGGACCTCCACTCTAATCAGATAGCTGAGCTTCCTGACTCTATTGGAGATCTTTATATCCTGTTATATCTGGATCTGAGGGGGAACCAGTTAATATCATTGCCCTCTACAATAGGGAAGTTGGCACATCTTGAGGAACTTGACCTGAGCTCAAACCAGCTCTCCTTGCTCCCAGATGCAATTGGAAATCTTGTACGTTTGAAGAAGTTAAACATTGAAACAAATGATATTGAAGAACTTCCACATACTATTGGTCACTGTGTCTCTCTTGTTGAACTTCGAGCAGATTATAATCGGCTGAAAGGCCTCCCAGAAGCTGTTGGGAGGATGGAATCTCTGGAGATTCTCTCTGTCCGGTACAACAATATCAAAGGACTTCCAACCACCATGGCATCCCTGTCAAAACTGAAGGAGGTTGATGTCAGCTTCAATGAGCTTGAATCGGTGCCTGAGAGCTTATGCCTTGCAACTACACTTGTCAAGCTGAATATAGGAAATAATTTTGCTGATTTGCAATCTCTCCCACGCTCCATTGGCAATCTTGAAATGCTAGAAGAGTTGGACATTAGCAACAATCAGATTAGGGTCCTTCCAGACTCTTTTGGGATGTTGTCACAACTCCGCGTGCTTCATGCAGAAGAGAACCCTTTGGAGTTGCCACCAAGGCATATTGCTGAAATGGGTGCACAG GCTGTTGTACAATACATGGCTGAACATGTTGCAAAGAAAGATGGGAAGTTGCAACCAGTAAAAAGTAAGAAGGGTTGGGCTAAGTTTCGCTTTTCCCTCAGGTCACAAAAGAAACATGATGGCTTGGTATATATATCCTGA